One part of the Theropithecus gelada isolate Dixy chromosome 5, Tgel_1.0, whole genome shotgun sequence genome encodes these proteins:
- the NUDT6 gene encoding nucleoside diphosphate-linked moiety X motif 6 isoform X2 — MWKFPGGLSEPGEDIGDTAVREVFEETGIKSEFRSLLSIRQQHTNPGAFGKSDMYIICRLKPYSFTINFCQHECLRCEWMDLNDLAKTENTTPITSRVARLLLYGYREGFDKIDLTVEELPAVHTSLFYKLYHKELPDNYKTMKGIY; from the exons ATGTGGAAGTTTCCAGGAGGTCTGTCAGAGCCTGGAGAAGATATTG GAGACACAGCAGTTCGAGAAGTTTTTGAAGAGACTGGTATAAAATCAGAATTCAGGTCCCTCCTAAGTATTCGGCAACAGCACACAAATCCTGGAGCTTTTGGGAAGTCAGATATGTATATCATCTGCCGCCTAAAGCCATATTCATTCACAATAAATTTTTGCCAGCATGAATGCTTAAGATGTGAGTGGATGGATCTCAATGACCTGGCCAAGACTGAAAATACAACTCCCATCACCAGCAGAGTTGCTAGGCTGCTGCTATATGGGTACAGAGAAGGGTTTGACAAAATTGACCTGACTGTGGAAGAACTTCCAGCAGTCCACACAAGCCTGTTTTATAAACTCTATCACAAGGAACTGCCAGATAATTATAAAACTATGAAAGGAATTTATTAA